One genomic segment of Phyllopteryx taeniolatus isolate TA_2022b chromosome 12, UOR_Ptae_1.2, whole genome shotgun sequence includes these proteins:
- the mcf2lb gene encoding guanine nucleotide exchange factor DBS isoform X5, translated as MCMREAASPSSSSSSSSCSSSTPSSPASSLSRLPLAEDVSRQPGLCEAASPSLKSPRGHPSSPVTYTHTPSASVFLTRPLATRNTPLGLEPSASPASPCPSRRHPSSTPVNATAPLSQRKRPVKAGKLSLLPRKVSPCWAAGLPLRLWRMILWMKTEEMDVGELLERLRTVSRSIDEIMQLDSSPLRAADITPELRRQFAFLSGGRGDNGSPVIVFPEFPSFGEITDREFHNVLTYLTSVPSLPSTDVGFILVIDRRQDRWAAVKGTLLRIAGAFPGNLQLVLVLRPTTLLQRTLSDILFKFNKDEFKMKVPVIMLSSVSELHSYIDHTQLSRELGGTQAYCHEKWITQRIAIEGFALMVKKMAQALQSFGAELAETELPGETQATGLLLSAHGSKKDKMKDDLLVALKQGSRLLESINEPLMHNPDHSMNQDELENLATVQRLLSQLDETERAFDEFWGKHRVKLEQCLQLRHFEDDYKEVRLLLDQLSEKLATFSEVGISPAHADHILNDLNAYEERVCEVLDRALALAHEGDDLIQKAHYAQDSIVSKTSELRTLCQELSNNLRAKKELLLKARELHRCLERASKWCDDGIFLLASQPVDKCQSHEGAESALQELEGFLADAGQDRLSDLSSTFSNYEAVLDQQLRDQVERVLQKQASMQEMFDKRRVSLNKLAAKQTRPVQPVAPRPEAFIKSPLSSPAHKGKLDRSHSEGNNASYDKGDQRQIGEGKRRHGSLSEEEENLAVLRRHVMNELLETERAYVEELLCVLQGYASEMDNAAMAHLIPAHLQNKKEVLFGNMPEIYHFHKRTFLRELELYADCPELVGRCFLQRMTDLQIYEKYCHNKPRSESLWRQCSDCVFFQECQKKLEHKLGLDSYLLKPVQRITKYQLLLKEMLKYSKGCEGTEDLQEALTSILGILKAVNDSMHLIAITGYEGNLSELGKLLMQGSFSVWTEHKKGHAKVKDLARFKPMQRHIFLHERALLFCKRREESGEGYEKAPSYSFKQSLSMNAVGITENAKGDNKKFEIWCNSREEVYIVQAPTADVKTTWVKEIRKVLTTQLEACRASQQRAPDQVVQCPPAAGGPENQSSPFKVGQRSLKKGDERKAEHCSLDANSSPLPKSAGKERATSPTSDRSAAAKKRFTLQGFSNLKAQKEPPSADDKSFTLPITILLCPGSATSPDHRTKRQSDPTPLGFQGWNKASLSMDASEEHEGYSSGEDPLNSDPEDDNARKLCAGKYTATGDYEKASAQEVAVKMGDTVQLVKEGEDGQWLVRNLNTCAEGWMPTAHLVTLVSKSKSCQSLTSSEGSGSGHLSTSSSCSETCTPFTDVKS; from the exons ATGTGTATGAGAGAAGCtgcatcaccatcatcatcatcatcatcatcatcctgctCCAGCTCCACCCCATCTTCTCCAGCATCCTCCCTTTCCCGACTCCCCCTGGCCGAGGACGTGTCCCGGCAGCCCGGGCTGTGTGAGGCGGCGTCCCCATCGCTCAAGTCTCCGAGGGGGCATCCGTCATCGCCCGTTACCTACACTCACACGCCCTCAGCATCCGTGTTTCTTACAAGACCGCTCGCTACCAGGAATACACCTCTCGGGTTGGAACCCTCTGCTTCGCCTGCGTCCCCTTGTCCCTCCCGCCGCCATCCGTCCTCCACGCCCGTTAACGCCACTGCACCACTCTCTCAGAGGAAGCGGCCGGTAAAAGCAGGCAAGCTGTCTCTTCTCCCCAGGAAAGTGTCTCCCTGCTGGGCCGCTGGTCTCCCGCTGCGCCTCTGGAGGATGATCCTGTGGATGAAAACCGAGGAGATGGACGTGGGGGAGCTGCTAGAGCGGCTGAGGACGGTTAGCAGGAGTATAG ATGAGATCATGCAATTGGACAGCAGCCCTCTCCGTGCTGCTGACATCACTCCTGAACTCAGGAGGCAGTTCGCTTTTCTTTCAG gaggaagaggagacaaCGGCAGCCCCGTCATTGTGTTCCCAGAGTTCCCGTCCTTCGGCGAGATCACGGACAGAGAGTTTCACAATGTCCTCACCTACCTGACAAGTGTACCCAG TTTGCCATCAACAGACGTGGGCTTCATCCTCGTCATCGATCGCCGGCAGGACCGATGGGCGGCCGTCAAAGGGACCCTGCTTCGGATCGCG GGCGCGTTCCCTGGAAACCTTCAACTGGTTCTGGTCCTGAGGCCCACCACTCTCCTCCAGCGCACACTCTCTGACATCCTATTTAAGTTCAACAAGGATGAGTTCAAAATGAAAGTGCCT GTGATCATGCTGAGCTCGGTGAGTGAGCTTCACTCGTACATCGACCACACACAGCTGAGCCGGGAACTCGGTGGAACGCAGGCATACTGTCATGAGAAGTGGATCACTCAACGCATC GCTATCGAGGGCTTTGCCTTGATGGTGAAGAAGATGGCCCAGGCCCTGCAGTCGTTTGGCGCTGAGCTGGCTGAAACAGAACTCCCCGGTGAGACGCAGGCCACCGGCCTCCTCCTCAGTGCACACGGCAGCAAGAAAGACAAGATGAAG GATGATCTGCTGGTGGCTCTGAAGCAAGGTAGCAGGTTGTTGGAGAGCATCAATGAACCTTTGATGCACAACCCTGACCACAGCATGAACCAGGACGAACTGGAGAACCTGGCAACAGTGCAGAG ACTGCTGTCTCAGTTGGACGAGACGGAAAGGGCTTTTGACGAGTTCTGGGGGAAGCACCGTGTCAAACTGGAGCAGTGTCTCCAGCTGCGCCACTTCGAGGACGACTATAAGGAG GTCAGGCTTCTGCTGGATCAGCTGTCTGAGAAACTGGCCACCTTTTCCGAGGTGGGGATCAGTCCCGCTCATGCCGACCATATCCTCAATGATCTCAACGCCTATGAGGAGAGAGTCTGT GAGGTACTGGACAGAGCTTTGGCTTTGGCCCATGAAGGTGATGACCTCATCCAAAAGGCTCACTACGCTCAGGATTCCATTGTGTCGAAAACCAGTGAGCTACGGACACTCTGCCAGGAATTGAGCAACAACCTGAGGGCAAAAAAAGAGCTGCTCCTCAAAGCCCGAGAACTGCATCGCTGCTTGGAGAGG GCTTCAAAGTGGTGCGATGATGGCATTTTCCTGCTGGCCTCCCAGCCCGTGGACAAGTGTCAATCACATGAGGGGGCGGAGTCAGCCCTGCAGGAGTTGGAGGGGTTCCTGGCGGACGCAGGCCAGGACCGACTGTCGGACTTGAGTAGCACCTTTTCAAATTATGAGGCAGTGCTTGACCAGCAGCTCAGG GACCAAGTGGAAAGGGTGTTGCAAAAGCAAGCATCCATGCAGGAGATGTTTGACAAGCGGAGGGTCAGTCTGAACAAGCTGGCAGCCAAGCAGACCAGGCCAGTGCAGCCGGTCGCTCCCAGACCTGAAGCCTTCATCAAATCTCCTCTCAGCTCACCTG CGCACAAAGGTAAACTGGATAGAAGCCACTCCGAGGGAAACAATGCAAGCTACGACAAA GGAGACCAGCGGCAGATTGGAGAGGGTAAACGCAGACACGGTTCTCTGTCGGAAGAAGAGGAGAACTTGGCTGTGCTCAGGAG GCACGTCATGAACGAGCTGCTGGAAACGGAGAGGGCTTATGTGGAGGAACTGCTGTGTGTCCTCCAG GGGTATGCCTCCGAGATGGATAACGCTGCAATGGCGCACCTCATCCCTGCCCATTTGCAGAACAAAAAGGAGGTTTTGTTTGGCAACATGCCAGAAATCTACCACTTCCACAAGAG GACATTTCTGAGGGAGTTGGAGCTATATGCAGACTGTCCAGAACTAGTTGGGAGATGTTTCCTGCAAAGG ATGACAGACCTGCAGATCTACGAGAAGTACTGTCACAACAAGCCTCGCTCTGAAAGCCTCTGGAGGCAGTGCTCCGACTGCGTCTTCTTCCAG GAGTGTCAGAAAAAGCTGGAGCACAAACTTGGCTTGGATTCCTATTTGCTGAAGCCTGTGCAGAGAATCACCAAATACCAGCTTCTGTTGAAG GAAATGCTTAAGTACAGTAAAGGCTGCGAAGGTACAGAGGACCTGCAAGAGGCTCTAACCTCCATCCTGGGCATCCTCAAAGCCGTCAATGACTCCATGCACCTCATCGCCATTACAGGATATGAG GGCAACCTGAGCGAGCTGGGCAAGCTGCTAATGCAGGGCTCGTTCAGTGTGTGGACGGAACACAAGAAAGGCCACGCCAAGGTCAAGGACCTGGCCCGCTTCAAGCCCATGCAGAGACACATCTTCCTGCACGAGAGGGCCCTTCTCTTCTGTAAGCGGAGGGAGGAGAGCGGGGAGGGCTACGAGAAGGCTCCCTCCTACAGCTTCAAGCAGTCACTCAGC ATGAACGCTGTGGGCATTACCGAAAATGCTAAGGGAGACAACAAGAAGTTTGAGATCTGGTGTAACTCCAGAGAAGAGGTCTACATTGTGCAG GCACCAACAGCTGACGTGAAAACCACCTGGGTGAAGGAGATAAGGAAGGTTTTGACAACTCAGCTGGAAGCATGCAGAG CAAGTCAGCAGAGGGCGCCAGATCAGGTTGTCCAATGTCCGCCAGCGGCAGGAGGACCAGAGAATCAAAG CAGCCCATTCAAGGTGGGCCAGAGGAGTTTGAAAAAGGGAGACGAGAGGAAAGCAGAGCACTGCAGCCTCGATGCCAATTCGTCTCCTTTGCCAAAGTCAGCGGGCAAAG AGAGAGCCACAAGCCCTACCTCAGACAGAAGCGCCGCAGCTAAAAAACGCTTTACTTTACAGGGCTTCAGTAACCTCAAAGCTCAGAAAG AACCGCCGAGCGCAGATGATAAAAGTTTCACCTTGCCCATCACCATTCTGCTGTGTCCAG GATCCGCGACGAGCCCCGATCACAGGACCAAGCGCCAGAGCGACCCGACGCCGTTGGGCTTTCAAG GCTGGAACAAGGCCTCCCTCTCGATGGACGCGTCGGAGGAACACGAAGGCTACTCCAGCGGTGAGGATCCTCTCAACTCTGACCCAGAGGACGACAATGCCAGGAAGCTG TGCGCTGGTAAATACACGGCGACGGGCGACTACGAGAAGGCTTCCGCTCAAGAGGTGGCGGTGAAAATGGGAGACACGGTGCAGCTGGTGAAGGAGGGCGAGGACGGACAGTG GTTAGTGCGTAACCTGAACACCTGCGCAGAGGGCTGGATGCCCACGGCTCATTTGGTCACCCTCGTCTCCAAGTCCAAGTCGTGCCAGTCGCTCACCAGCTCAG AAGGCAGCGGATCAGGACACCTCAGCACATCATCCAGTTGCAGCGAAACCTGCACGCCTTTTACCGACGTCAAATCTTGA
- the mcf2lb gene encoding guanine nucleotide exchange factor DBS isoform X3: MCMREAASPSSSSSSSSCSSSTPSSPASSLSRLPLAEDVSRQPGLCEAASPSLKSPRGHPSSPVTYTHTPSASVFLTRPLATRNTPLGLEPSASPASPCPSRRHPSSTPVNATAPLSQRKRPVKAGKLSLLPRKVSPCWAAGLPLRLWRMILWMKTEEMDVGELLERLRTVSRSIDEIMQLDSSPLRAADITPELRRQFAFLSGGRGDNGSPVIVFPEFPSFGEITDREFHNVLTYLTSVPSLPSTDVGFILVIDRRQDRWAAVKGTLLRIAGAFPGNLQLVLVLRPTTLLQRTLSDILFKFNKDEFKMKVPVIMLSSVSELHSYIDHTQLSRELGGTQAYCHEKWITQRIAIEGFALMVKKMAQALQSFGAELAETELPGETQATGLLLSAHGSKKDKMKDDLLVALKQGSRLLESINEPLMHNPDHSMNQDELENLATVQRLLSQLDETERAFDEFWGKHRVKLEQCLQLRHFEDDYKEVRLLLDQLSEKLATFSEVGISPAHADHILNDLNAYEERVCEVLDRALALAHEGDDLIQKAHYAQDSIVSKTSELRTLCQELSNNLRAKKELLLKARELHRCLERASKWCDDGIFLLASQPVDKCQSHEGAESALQELEGFLADAGQDRLSDLSSTFSNYEAVLDQQLRDQVERVLQKQASMQEMFDKRRVSLNKLAAKQTRPVQPVAPRPEAFIKSPLSSPAHKGKLDRSHSEGNNASYDKGDQRQIGEGKRRHGSLSEEEENLAVLRRHVMNELLETERAYVEELLCVLQGYASEMDNAAMAHLIPAHLQNKKEVLFGNMPEIYHFHKRTFLRELELYADCPELVGRCFLQRMTDLQIYEKYCHNKPRSESLWRQCSDCVFFQECQKKLEHKLGLDSYLLKPVQRITKYQLLLKEMLKYSKGCEGTEDLQEALTSILGILKAVNDSMHLIAITGYEGNLSELGKLLMQGSFSVWTEHKKGHAKVKDLARFKPMQRHIFLHERALLFCKRREESGEGYEKAPSYSFKQSLSMNAVGITENAKGDNKKFEIWCNSREEVYIVQAPTADVKTTWVKEIRKVLTTQLEACRASQQRAPDQVVQCPPAAGGPENQSSSPFKVGQRSLKKGDERKAEHCSLDANSSPLPKSAGKERATSPTSDRSAAAKKRFTLQGFSNLKAQKEPPSADDKSFTLPITILLCPGSATSPDHRTKRQSDPTPLGFQGWNKASLSMDASEEHEGYSSGEDPLNSDPEDDNARKLCAGKYTATGDYEKASAQEVAVKMGDTVQLVKEGEDGQWLVRNLNTCAEGWMPTAHLVTLVSKSKSCQSLTSSEGSGSGHLSTSSSCSETCTPFTDVKS; this comes from the exons ATGTGTATGAGAGAAGCtgcatcaccatcatcatcatcatcatcatcatcctgctCCAGCTCCACCCCATCTTCTCCAGCATCCTCCCTTTCCCGACTCCCCCTGGCCGAGGACGTGTCCCGGCAGCCCGGGCTGTGTGAGGCGGCGTCCCCATCGCTCAAGTCTCCGAGGGGGCATCCGTCATCGCCCGTTACCTACACTCACACGCCCTCAGCATCCGTGTTTCTTACAAGACCGCTCGCTACCAGGAATACACCTCTCGGGTTGGAACCCTCTGCTTCGCCTGCGTCCCCTTGTCCCTCCCGCCGCCATCCGTCCTCCACGCCCGTTAACGCCACTGCACCACTCTCTCAGAGGAAGCGGCCGGTAAAAGCAGGCAAGCTGTCTCTTCTCCCCAGGAAAGTGTCTCCCTGCTGGGCCGCTGGTCTCCCGCTGCGCCTCTGGAGGATGATCCTGTGGATGAAAACCGAGGAGATGGACGTGGGGGAGCTGCTAGAGCGGCTGAGGACGGTTAGCAGGAGTATAG ATGAGATCATGCAATTGGACAGCAGCCCTCTCCGTGCTGCTGACATCACTCCTGAACTCAGGAGGCAGTTCGCTTTTCTTTCAG gaggaagaggagacaaCGGCAGCCCCGTCATTGTGTTCCCAGAGTTCCCGTCCTTCGGCGAGATCACGGACAGAGAGTTTCACAATGTCCTCACCTACCTGACAAGTGTACCCAG TTTGCCATCAACAGACGTGGGCTTCATCCTCGTCATCGATCGCCGGCAGGACCGATGGGCGGCCGTCAAAGGGACCCTGCTTCGGATCGCG GGCGCGTTCCCTGGAAACCTTCAACTGGTTCTGGTCCTGAGGCCCACCACTCTCCTCCAGCGCACACTCTCTGACATCCTATTTAAGTTCAACAAGGATGAGTTCAAAATGAAAGTGCCT GTGATCATGCTGAGCTCGGTGAGTGAGCTTCACTCGTACATCGACCACACACAGCTGAGCCGGGAACTCGGTGGAACGCAGGCATACTGTCATGAGAAGTGGATCACTCAACGCATC GCTATCGAGGGCTTTGCCTTGATGGTGAAGAAGATGGCCCAGGCCCTGCAGTCGTTTGGCGCTGAGCTGGCTGAAACAGAACTCCCCGGTGAGACGCAGGCCACCGGCCTCCTCCTCAGTGCACACGGCAGCAAGAAAGACAAGATGAAG GATGATCTGCTGGTGGCTCTGAAGCAAGGTAGCAGGTTGTTGGAGAGCATCAATGAACCTTTGATGCACAACCCTGACCACAGCATGAACCAGGACGAACTGGAGAACCTGGCAACAGTGCAGAG ACTGCTGTCTCAGTTGGACGAGACGGAAAGGGCTTTTGACGAGTTCTGGGGGAAGCACCGTGTCAAACTGGAGCAGTGTCTCCAGCTGCGCCACTTCGAGGACGACTATAAGGAG GTCAGGCTTCTGCTGGATCAGCTGTCTGAGAAACTGGCCACCTTTTCCGAGGTGGGGATCAGTCCCGCTCATGCCGACCATATCCTCAATGATCTCAACGCCTATGAGGAGAGAGTCTGT GAGGTACTGGACAGAGCTTTGGCTTTGGCCCATGAAGGTGATGACCTCATCCAAAAGGCTCACTACGCTCAGGATTCCATTGTGTCGAAAACCAGTGAGCTACGGACACTCTGCCAGGAATTGAGCAACAACCTGAGGGCAAAAAAAGAGCTGCTCCTCAAAGCCCGAGAACTGCATCGCTGCTTGGAGAGG GCTTCAAAGTGGTGCGATGATGGCATTTTCCTGCTGGCCTCCCAGCCCGTGGACAAGTGTCAATCACATGAGGGGGCGGAGTCAGCCCTGCAGGAGTTGGAGGGGTTCCTGGCGGACGCAGGCCAGGACCGACTGTCGGACTTGAGTAGCACCTTTTCAAATTATGAGGCAGTGCTTGACCAGCAGCTCAGG GACCAAGTGGAAAGGGTGTTGCAAAAGCAAGCATCCATGCAGGAGATGTTTGACAAGCGGAGGGTCAGTCTGAACAAGCTGGCAGCCAAGCAGACCAGGCCAGTGCAGCCGGTCGCTCCCAGACCTGAAGCCTTCATCAAATCTCCTCTCAGCTCACCTG CGCACAAAGGTAAACTGGATAGAAGCCACTCCGAGGGAAACAATGCAAGCTACGACAAA GGAGACCAGCGGCAGATTGGAGAGGGTAAACGCAGACACGGTTCTCTGTCGGAAGAAGAGGAGAACTTGGCTGTGCTCAGGAG GCACGTCATGAACGAGCTGCTGGAAACGGAGAGGGCTTATGTGGAGGAACTGCTGTGTGTCCTCCAG GGGTATGCCTCCGAGATGGATAACGCTGCAATGGCGCACCTCATCCCTGCCCATTTGCAGAACAAAAAGGAGGTTTTGTTTGGCAACATGCCAGAAATCTACCACTTCCACAAGAG GACATTTCTGAGGGAGTTGGAGCTATATGCAGACTGTCCAGAACTAGTTGGGAGATGTTTCCTGCAAAGG ATGACAGACCTGCAGATCTACGAGAAGTACTGTCACAACAAGCCTCGCTCTGAAAGCCTCTGGAGGCAGTGCTCCGACTGCGTCTTCTTCCAG GAGTGTCAGAAAAAGCTGGAGCACAAACTTGGCTTGGATTCCTATTTGCTGAAGCCTGTGCAGAGAATCACCAAATACCAGCTTCTGTTGAAG GAAATGCTTAAGTACAGTAAAGGCTGCGAAGGTACAGAGGACCTGCAAGAGGCTCTAACCTCCATCCTGGGCATCCTCAAAGCCGTCAATGACTCCATGCACCTCATCGCCATTACAGGATATGAG GGCAACCTGAGCGAGCTGGGCAAGCTGCTAATGCAGGGCTCGTTCAGTGTGTGGACGGAACACAAGAAAGGCCACGCCAAGGTCAAGGACCTGGCCCGCTTCAAGCCCATGCAGAGACACATCTTCCTGCACGAGAGGGCCCTTCTCTTCTGTAAGCGGAGGGAGGAGAGCGGGGAGGGCTACGAGAAGGCTCCCTCCTACAGCTTCAAGCAGTCACTCAGC ATGAACGCTGTGGGCATTACCGAAAATGCTAAGGGAGACAACAAGAAGTTTGAGATCTGGTGTAACTCCAGAGAAGAGGTCTACATTGTGCAG GCACCAACAGCTGACGTGAAAACCACCTGGGTGAAGGAGATAAGGAAGGTTTTGACAACTCAGCTGGAAGCATGCAGAG CAAGTCAGCAGAGGGCGCCAGATCAGGTTGTCCAATGTCCGCCAGCGGCAGGAGGACCAGAGAATCAAAG CAGCAGCCCATTCAAGGTGGGCCAGAGGAGTTTGAAAAAGGGAGACGAGAGGAAAGCAGAGCACTGCAGCCTCGATGCCAATTCGTCTCCTTTGCCAAAGTCAGCGGGCAAAG AGAGAGCCACAAGCCCTACCTCAGACAGAAGCGCCGCAGCTAAAAAACGCTTTACTTTACAGGGCTTCAGTAACCTCAAAGCTCAGAAAG AACCGCCGAGCGCAGATGATAAAAGTTTCACCTTGCCCATCACCATTCTGCTGTGTCCAG GATCCGCGACGAGCCCCGATCACAGGACCAAGCGCCAGAGCGACCCGACGCCGTTGGGCTTTCAAG GCTGGAACAAGGCCTCCCTCTCGATGGACGCGTCGGAGGAACACGAAGGCTACTCCAGCGGTGAGGATCCTCTCAACTCTGACCCAGAGGACGACAATGCCAGGAAGCTG TGCGCTGGTAAATACACGGCGACGGGCGACTACGAGAAGGCTTCCGCTCAAGAGGTGGCGGTGAAAATGGGAGACACGGTGCAGCTGGTGAAGGAGGGCGAGGACGGACAGTG GTTAGTGCGTAACCTGAACACCTGCGCAGAGGGCTGGATGCCCACGGCTCATTTGGTCACCCTCGTCTCCAAGTCCAAGTCGTGCCAGTCGCTCACCAGCTCAG AAGGCAGCGGATCAGGACACCTCAGCACATCATCCAGTTGCAGCGAAACCTGCACGCCTTTTACCGACGTCAAATCTTGA